The proteins below are encoded in one region of Jatrophihabitans sp.:
- a CDS encoding preprotein translocase subunit YajC, producing the protein MEMFPLLLLTLLLVAMIMYSRRNKQRMATADRLRRERITAGTDVMTTSGLYGTVVSVNPDDTVLLSIAPGVEVRWTIAALREASELPEHYREPIAGDGGGQVSLTKDSADSDRGPRPDGASPS; encoded by the coding sequence ATGGAGATGTTTCCGCTGCTCCTGCTGACCCTGCTGCTGGTCGCCATGATCATGTACTCGCGCCGCAACAAGCAGCGGATGGCGACCGCGGACCGCCTTCGCCGGGAGCGGATCACCGCCGGCACCGACGTGATGACCACCTCTGGCCTGTACGGGACAGTGGTCTCGGTGAACCCCGACGACACCGTGTTGCTGTCCATCGCGCCCGGGGTCGAGGTGCGCTGGACGATCGCGGCGCTGCGCGAGGCGAGCGAGCTGCCCGAGCACTACCGCGAGCCGATCGCCGGAGACGGCGGCGGGCAGGTCAGCCTGACCAAGGACTCCGCGGACTCGGACCGCGGCCCTCGGCCGGACGGCGCCAGCCCGAGTTAG
- the ruvB gene encoding Holliday junction branch migration DNA helicase RuvB: MSEDRDVVSPFSDADETEVEASLRPRRLAEFVGQPKVREQLQVVLESALRRSRPPDHVLLSGPPGLGKTSLAMIIAAELGAPFRLTSGPAIERAGDLAALLTSLGEGEVLFIDEIHRIARPAEELLYMAMEDFRVDVMVGKGPGATAIPLELAPFTLVGATTRAGLLTGPLRDRFGFTGHMDFYEVPELEQVLSRSARLLEVRLTPEGAAEIASRSRGTPRIANRLLRRVRDFAEVRADGLITAEVAHAALQVYDVDELGLDRLDKAVLNALVRRFNGGPVGVSTLAVAVGEEIETVQEVAEPFLVRAGLLARTPRGRVATAAAWHHLGLRPPAGHASATLFDDL; encoded by the coding sequence ATGAGCGAGGATCGCGACGTCGTCTCGCCGTTTTCCGACGCCGATGAGACCGAGGTCGAGGCAAGCCTGCGACCCAGGCGGCTGGCCGAGTTCGTCGGCCAGCCGAAGGTCCGCGAGCAGCTGCAGGTGGTGCTGGAGAGCGCGCTGCGCCGTAGCCGGCCGCCCGATCACGTGCTGCTGTCCGGCCCGCCCGGCCTGGGCAAGACCAGCCTGGCCATGATCATCGCCGCTGAGCTCGGCGCGCCCTTCCGGCTGACCTCCGGGCCGGCGATCGAGCGGGCCGGTGACCTGGCCGCGCTGCTGACCAGCCTGGGCGAGGGCGAGGTGCTGTTCATCGACGAGATCCACCGGATCGCGCGGCCTGCCGAGGAACTGCTCTACATGGCGATGGAGGACTTCCGGGTCGACGTGATGGTCGGCAAGGGGCCGGGCGCGACCGCCATCCCGCTGGAGCTGGCGCCGTTCACGCTGGTCGGAGCCACCACCCGGGCCGGCCTGCTGACCGGGCCGCTGCGGGACCGGTTCGGCTTCACCGGGCACATGGACTTCTACGAGGTGCCGGAGCTGGAGCAGGTGCTGAGCAGGTCGGCCCGACTGCTGGAGGTCCGGCTCACCCCCGAGGGCGCGGCCGAGATCGCCAGCCGGTCCCGGGGGACGCCCCGGATCGCCAACCGGCTGCTGCGCCGGGTGCGCGACTTCGCCGAGGTGCGCGCCGACGGCCTGATCACGGCCGAGGTGGCGCACGCGGCGCTGCAGGTCTACGACGTGGACGAGCTGGGCCTGGACCGGTTGGACAAGGCCGTCCTGAACGCGCTGGTGCGTCGCTTCAACGGTGGCCCGGTCGGCGTGAGCACCCTGGCGGTCGCGGTCGGTGAGGAGATCGAGACCGTCCAGGAGGTCGCCGAGCCGTTCCTGGTCCGGGCCGGGCTGCTGGCCCGCACCCCGCGCGGCCGGGTCGCGACCGCGGCCGCCTGGCACCACCTGGGCCTGCGGCCTCCGGCCGGTCACGCCTCCGCGACACTTTTCGACGACCTGTGA
- the ruvA gene encoding Holliday junction branch migration protein RuvA: protein MIASVHGRVAALGPDGAVVEVGGVGLAVSCSPGTLARLRVGETARLATSLVVREDSLTLYGFADDDERGLFELLQTANGVGPKLAQTILGVYPPREVRRAIATSDLTALVKVPGIGRKGAEKIVIELRDRIGSITGSDAGSALAGVTAIAPWKDQVLHALAGLGFTGKEAAEAIEEVAAGSSDNPEVAVILRRAIQLLGRTR from the coding sequence ATGATCGCCAGCGTGCACGGCCGGGTCGCCGCGCTGGGGCCGGACGGGGCCGTCGTCGAGGTGGGCGGCGTCGGGCTGGCCGTCTCGTGCTCGCCGGGCACGCTGGCCAGGCTGCGGGTGGGCGAGACCGCCCGACTCGCCACCAGCCTGGTGGTGCGGGAGGACTCGCTGACCCTGTACGGCTTCGCCGACGACGACGAGCGCGGCCTGTTCGAGCTGCTGCAGACCGCCAACGGGGTCGGTCCCAAGCTCGCGCAGACCATCCTCGGGGTCTACCCGCCACGCGAGGTCCGCCGGGCGATCGCCACCAGTGACCTCACCGCGCTGGTCAAGGTGCCCGGCATCGGGCGCAAGGGCGCGGAGAAGATCGTCATCGAGCTGCGAGACCGGATCGGCTCGATCACCGGCTCGGACGCCGGCTCCGCGCTGGCCGGTGTCACCGCGATCGCGCCGTGGAAGGACCAGGTGCTGCACGCCCTGGCCGGCCTGGGCTTCACCGGCAAGGAGGCCGCCGAGGCGATCGAGGAGGTGGCCGCCGGGTCCAGCGACAACCCCGAGGTCGCGGTCATCCTGCGCCGCGCCATCCAGCTGCTCGGCCGGACCCGATGA
- the ruvC gene encoding crossover junction endodeoxyribonuclease RuvC → MRVLGVDPGLTRCGIGVVQGSTGRALTLVHVEVVRTPATDPLAARLLSLADALAAAVEEYRPDVVVVERVFAQQNVRTVTGTAQAAGLAMVAAARHGIAVHLHTPSEVKAAITGSGTADKAQVTAMVTRILKLDVAPTPADAADALALAICHLWRGTAQARLDAALTQAKAAARRPVRGGGSAPLGPTPLGSAPIGVRR, encoded by the coding sequence ATGCGGGTGCTCGGCGTGGACCCTGGCCTGACCAGGTGCGGCATCGGAGTGGTGCAGGGCAGCACCGGCCGGGCGCTGACGCTGGTGCACGTCGAGGTCGTCCGGACCCCGGCCACCGACCCGCTGGCGGCCCGGCTGCTGAGCCTGGCCGACGCGCTGGCCGCCGCCGTGGAGGAATACCGTCCTGACGTGGTGGTCGTGGAGCGGGTGTTCGCCCAGCAGAACGTCCGGACGGTGACCGGCACCGCGCAGGCGGCCGGCCTGGCGATGGTGGCCGCGGCCCGGCACGGCATCGCCGTGCACCTGCACACCCCGTCCGAGGTGAAGGCCGCGATCACCGGTTCGGGCACTGCGGACAAGGCGCAGGTCACCGCGATGGTGACCCGCATCCTCAAGCTGGACGTCGCCCCGACCCCGGCCGACGCGGCTGACGCCCTGGCGCTGGCGATCTGCCACCTCTGGCGCGGCACCGCCCAGGCCCGCCTGGACGCCGCCCTGACGCAGGCCAAGGCAGCCGCTCGCCGACCGGTCCGCGGCGGCGGGTCGGCGCCGCTGGGCCCGACGCCGCTGGGCTCGGCACCGATCGGGGTACGCCGATGA
- a CDS encoding site-2 protease family protein, whose product MTLPFRRTPRAGVRPSPVFLAVLALAAAGGYVAWQATEPTGPTQTERFGIFVFVVAGWVATVCLHEFAHAYLAWRFGDHEVQERGYLTLNPLKYSHPVLSILLPVVFIALGGIGLPGGAVYLHPHRFRSKAQRALVSLSGPAINVAFAAGLLVLLKQGDLFHGHGVLWLAVAALALLQVMASVLNLLPIPGLDGYAAIEPYLDPKFQRAAEQFKPFGMLALFALIMIPSVNRVFFDAIYWLYELSGMHGEGPQFGMRLLRFWQAPGIW is encoded by the coding sequence ATGACCCTGCCGTTTCGCCGAACGCCGCGAGCCGGCGTCCGGCCCAGCCCGGTCTTTCTCGCGGTGCTGGCGCTGGCCGCGGCCGGGGGTTACGTGGCCTGGCAGGCCACCGAGCCCACCGGCCCCACCCAGACGGAACGGTTCGGCATCTTCGTGTTCGTCGTGGCCGGCTGGGTGGCCACCGTCTGCCTGCACGAGTTCGCACATGCCTACCTGGCCTGGCGCTTCGGCGACCACGAGGTCCAGGAGCGCGGCTATCTGACCCTGAACCCCTTGAAGTACAGCCACCCGGTGCTGTCGATCCTGCTGCCGGTGGTGTTCATCGCCCTCGGAGGCATCGGCCTGCCCGGCGGCGCGGTCTACCTGCACCCGCACCGGTTCCGCAGCAAGGCCCAGCGGGCGCTGGTGTCGCTGTCCGGCCCGGCGATCAACGTGGCCTTCGCGGCCGGCCTGCTGGTGTTGCTGAAGCAGGGGGACCTGTTCCACGGGCACGGCGTCCTCTGGTTGGCGGTGGCTGCGCTGGCGCTGTTGCAGGTGATGGCCTCGGTGCTGAACCTGCTGCCGATTCCGGGACTGGACGGCTACGCCGCGATCGAGCCCTATCTGGACCCGAAGTTCCAGCGCGCCGCCGAGCAGTTCAAGCCGTTCGGCATGCTGGCGCTGTTCGCGCTGATCATGATCCCGTCGGTGAACCGGGTCTTCTTCGATGCCATCTACTGGCTGTACGAGCTCTCGGGAATGCACGGCGAGGGGCCCCAGTTCGGCATGCGACTGCTGAGGTTCTGGCAGGCGCCTGGGATCTGGTAG
- a CDS encoding MMPL family transporter: MQTLARFAVRRRWSVVAGWILFIVAAQALLAGLGGSDYRDDFKLPGTETQTVSELLSEAGLDSQNGATGTMVLHARTGAVPDYAQRVQPALRALCDGDFGIASATSPYGIVSCAQPSGPAGSPGAEAAAAAQLSKDRAIGLVELNWAEQQPTIAQIEDVHDALKPLNSADLQVEFTGNVFEVLAAETGGIPPEVLGFLAALVILLLVFRTIGATVLPLISAIAAMGSGLALIGLLSHLMPVATFANQLALLMILGVGVDYALFIVTRHRRNLMRGMSVEDSIVVALNTSGRAVLFAGTTVCIALMGLWALGVSFLYGVSLGTAIGVALTMLASLTLMPALLSFLGVRVLPRGQRRDVRAGTFDLSEHRDFWYRWSHLVERRKLGLGVAAMALLAVLAIPFFSMQLGSSDQGNDPKGSTTRAGYDLIAQGFGSGYNSGLQLVISGPQATDQAFLGKVSQTLTGVTDVAPESVRALPVGRQIALVTFKSTTSPQDARTTELVRELRATVLPPLYAGTDNHIYVYGITAIFVDFAKVLSAKMPLFFIAVIGLSFLLLMVAFRSLMIPVTAAVMNLLAAGASFGVIVAIFQWGWLSEALGIGGGGPIEAFVPVMFFAILFGLSMDYQVFLVSRMHEEWLHTRDNRRSITVGQGETGGIITAAAIIMIAVFGGFILGDARVIKLFGIGLATAVFLDAFVVRTVLVPSLMHLLGNSNWHYPKWLDRITPQVSIEAADTAEQDPAGPGGNRELAGV, translated from the coding sequence ATGCAGACACTCGCTCGGTTCGCGGTTCGCCGGCGCTGGTCCGTGGTGGCAGGCTGGATCCTGTTCATCGTCGCGGCGCAGGCGTTGCTGGCCGGCCTCGGCGGCTCGGACTACCGCGACGACTTCAAGCTTCCGGGCACCGAGACCCAGACGGTGTCGGAGCTGCTGTCCGAGGCCGGCCTGGACAGTCAGAACGGCGCCACCGGCACCATGGTGCTGCACGCCCGCACCGGTGCCGTCCCTGACTACGCCCAGCGGGTGCAGCCGGCGCTGCGAGCGCTGTGCGACGGCGACTTCGGGATCGCCTCGGCGACCTCGCCCTACGGCATCGTCTCCTGCGCCCAGCCCAGCGGCCCGGCCGGCAGCCCGGGCGCTGAGGCGGCAGCGGCGGCACAGCTCAGCAAGGACCGCGCCATCGGGCTGGTGGAGCTGAACTGGGCCGAGCAGCAGCCGACGATCGCCCAGATCGAGGACGTGCACGATGCCCTGAAGCCGCTGAACTCCGCCGATCTGCAGGTCGAGTTCACCGGCAACGTCTTCGAGGTGCTGGCCGCCGAGACCGGCGGCATCCCGCCCGAGGTGCTCGGCTTCCTGGCTGCCCTGGTGATCCTGCTGCTGGTGTTCCGCACCATCGGCGCCACCGTGCTGCCGCTGATCAGCGCGATCGCCGCGATGGGCAGCGGGCTGGCCCTGATCGGGTTGCTCTCGCACCTCATGCCGGTGGCCACCTTCGCCAATCAGCTGGCATTGCTGATGATCCTGGGTGTCGGCGTCGACTACGCGCTGTTCATCGTCACCCGGCACCGGCGGAACCTGATGCGGGGCATGAGCGTCGAGGACTCGATCGTGGTCGCGCTCAACACCTCGGGACGGGCGGTGCTGTTCGCCGGAACGACGGTGTGCATCGCCCTGATGGGCCTGTGGGCGCTGGGGGTCAGCTTCCTGTACGGGGTGTCGCTGGGCACCGCGATCGGCGTCGCGCTGACGATGCTCGCCTCGCTGACCCTGATGCCCGCGCTGCTCAGCTTCCTCGGGGTCAGGGTGCTGCCCCGTGGCCAGCGCAGGGATGTCCGCGCCGGCACCTTCGACCTCAGCGAGCACCGGGACTTCTGGTACCGCTGGTCGCACCTGGTCGAGCGCCGCAAGCTGGGACTGGGCGTGGCGGCCATGGCGCTGCTGGCGGTCCTGGCGATCCCGTTCTTCTCGATGCAGCTGGGCTCCTCCGATCAGGGCAACGACCCCAAGGGCTCGACGACCCGCGCCGGCTATGACCTGATCGCGCAGGGCTTCGGCTCCGGCTACAACTCCGGGCTGCAACTGGTGATCAGCGGTCCGCAAGCCACCGACCAGGCCTTTCTGGGCAAGGTCAGCCAGACCCTCACCGGCGTGACCGACGTCGCGCCCGAGAGCGTGCGGGCCCTGCCGGTCGGCCGCCAGATCGCGCTGGTCACCTTCAAGTCCACCACCTCGCCGCAGGACGCCAGGACCACCGAGCTGGTGAGGGAGCTGCGCGCGACGGTGCTCCCGCCGCTGTACGCCGGCACCGACAACCACATCTACGTCTACGGGATCACCGCGATCTTCGTCGACTTCGCCAAGGTGCTGTCGGCCAAGATGCCGCTGTTCTTCATCGCGGTGATCGGGCTGTCGTTCCTGTTGCTGATGGTCGCCTTCCGCAGCCTGATGATCCCGGTGACCGCCGCGGTGATGAACCTGCTGGCCGCCGGGGCGTCCTTCGGGGTGATCGTGGCGATCTTCCAGTGGGGCTGGCTGTCCGAAGCCCTCGGCATCGGCGGCGGCGGCCCGATCGAGGCCTTCGTCCCGGTGATGTTCTTCGCGATCCTGTTCGGCCTGTCGATGGACTACCAGGTGTTCCTGGTCAGCCGGATGCACGAGGAGTGGCTGCACACCCGCGACAACCGGCGTTCGATCACGGTCGGCCAGGGCGAGACCGGCGGCATCATCACCGCCGCCGCCATCATCATGATCGCCGTGTTCGGCGGGTTCATCCTCGGCGACGCCCGGGTGATCAAGCTGTTCGGCATCGGCCTGGCCACGGCGGTGTTCCTGGACGCCTTCGTGGTCCGCACCGTCCTGGTGCCCTCGCTGATGCACCTGCTCGGCAATTCCAACTGGCACTACCCGAAGTGGCTGGACCGGATCACGCCACAGGTCTCGATCGAGGCCGCCGACACCGCTGAGCAGGACCCGGCCGGTCCGGGCGGCAACCGGGAGCTGGCCGGCGTCTAG
- a CDS encoding YebC/PmpR family DNA-binding transcriptional regulator — MSGHSKWATTKHKKAVVDAKRGKMFAKLIKNIEVAARTGGGDPNGNPTLYDAIQKARKTSVPLDNIERAVKRGSGAEAGGADWQTIMYEGYGPSGVAVLIECLTDNRNRAAGEVRIAMTRNGGNMADPGSVAYLFSRKGVVIVSKKGVSEDDVLAAVLEAGAEEVNDLGEEFEVISEATDLVAVRTALQEAGIDYDSADSSFLPSVQVPLDEDGARKVFKLIDALEDSDDVQNVYANFEVSDDVLEAVG; from the coding sequence ATGAGCGGCCATTCCAAGTGGGCCACCACCAAGCACAAGAAGGCTGTCGTCGACGCCAAGCGCGGCAAGATGTTCGCCAAGCTGATCAAGAACATCGAGGTCGCGGCCCGCACCGGTGGCGGTGACCCCAACGGCAACCCGACGCTCTACGACGCCATCCAGAAGGCACGCAAGACCTCGGTGCCCCTGGACAACATCGAGCGGGCCGTCAAGCGGGGTTCGGGAGCCGAGGCCGGCGGCGCCGACTGGCAGACCATCATGTACGAGGGCTACGGGCCCTCCGGGGTGGCGGTGCTCATCGAGTGCCTGACCGACAACCGCAACCGCGCGGCCGGCGAGGTGCGGATCGCGATGACCCGCAACGGCGGCAACATGGCTGACCCCGGCTCGGTGGCCTACCTGTTCAGCCGCAAGGGCGTGGTGATCGTTTCGAAGAAGGGCGTCTCCGAGGACGACGTGCTCGCCGCGGTGCTCGAAGCAGGCGCCGAAGAGGTCAATGACCTGGGCGAGGAGTTCGAGGTGATCAGCGAGGCGACCGATCTGGTGGCGGTGCGCACCGCGCTGCAAGAGGCCGGCATCGACTACGACTCGGCCGACTCCTCGTTCCTGCCCAGCGTCCAGGTGCCGCTGGACGAGGACGGCGCCCGCAAGGTTTTCAAGCTGATCGACGCTCTCGAGGACTCCGACGACGTGCAGAACGTCTACGCCAACTTCGAGGTCTCCGACGACGTGCTGGAGGCGGTCGGCTAG
- the pdxT gene encoding pyridoxal 5'-phosphate synthase glutaminase subunit PdxT: MNARPLIGVLALQGDVREHLAALRSVGAEALPVRRRSELDAVDGLVIPGGESTTIAKLAHSFELFEPLHKRIAAGMPTYGSCAGMILLADRILGGTADQDTFGGIDMTVRRNAFGRQVESFEEPVSVQGVPGGPVTAVFIRAPWVEEVGPGAEVLARVEAGPATGRIVGIRQQHLLATSFHPELTGDARVHGYFLQMVREAEQPATSRDEHLI, translated from the coding sequence GTGAATGCGCGGCCGCTGATCGGGGTCCTGGCGCTGCAGGGCGACGTCCGCGAACACCTGGCCGCACTGCGTTCGGTCGGCGCCGAGGCGCTGCCGGTCCGGCGCAGATCCGAACTCGACGCCGTCGACGGCCTGGTGATACCGGGCGGCGAGTCGACCACGATCGCCAAGCTGGCGCATTCCTTCGAGCTGTTCGAGCCCTTGCACAAGCGGATCGCCGCCGGCATGCCGACCTACGGCTCGTGCGCCGGGATGATCCTGCTGGCCGACCGGATCCTGGGCGGAACCGCTGACCAGGACACCTTCGGCGGCATCGACATGACCGTCCGGCGCAACGCCTTCGGCCGGCAGGTGGAGTCCTTCGAGGAGCCGGTGTCGGTCCAGGGCGTCCCGGGCGGCCCGGTGACCGCGGTGTTCATCCGGGCGCCCTGGGTCGAGGAGGTCGGCCCCGGCGCCGAGGTGCTCGCCCGGGTGGAGGCCGGACCGGCGACCGGTAGAATCGTCGGGATTCGCCAGCAGCACCTGCTGGCCACGTCTTTCCACCCCGAGCTCACCGGTGACGCGCGAGTGCACGGGTACTTTCTTCAGATGGTGCGGGAGGCCGAGCAGCCCGCCACGAGCAGGGACGAGCATCTGATATGA
- a CDS encoding DUF2277 domain-containing protein: MCRSIKTLRPPYTEDATSEDSRAAALQYVRKVAGMRKPSKANHEAFDEAVARIAAVTDELLASLVLPARSTTGPHSHATTEPHSHATTGSHSHSIAG, from the coding sequence ATGTGCCGCAGCATCAAGACACTGCGCCCGCCCTACACCGAGGACGCCACGTCCGAGGACAGCCGGGCGGCGGCCTTGCAGTACGTGCGCAAGGTCGCGGGGATGCGCAAACCGTCCAAGGCCAATCACGAAGCTTTCGACGAGGCGGTGGCCCGGATCGCGGCGGTCACCGACGAGTTACTGGCCAGCCTGGTGCTGCCGGCGCGCTCCACCACCGGGCCGCACTCGCACGCCACCACCGAGCCGCACTCGCACGCCACCACCGGGTCGCACTCGCACTCCATCGCTGGCTGA
- the pdxS gene encoding pyridoxal 5'-phosphate synthase lyase subunit PdxS: MTSQHGSAASTDSSTSSPASPSVGTARVKRGMAEMLKGGVIMDVVTAEQAKIAEDSGAVAVMALERVPADIRAQGGVSRMSDPDMIDSIISAVSIPVMAKARIGHFVEAQVLQALGVDYIDESEVLTPADYAHHIDKWQFTVPFVCGATNLGEALRRITEGAAMIRSKGEAGTGDVSNATTHMRKIGGELRRLSSLSPDELYVAAKELQAPYELVAEVAKLGKLPVVLFTAGGIATPADAAMMMQLGAEGVFVGSGIFKSGNPAQRAEAIVKATTFFDDPDVLAKVSRGLGEAMVGINVEDIAQPHRLAERGW, translated from the coding sequence ATGACTTCTCAGCACGGCAGCGCCGCCAGCACCGACAGCAGCACCTCGTCCCCGGCCAGCCCGTCCGTGGGCACCGCCCGCGTCAAGCGCGGCATGGCAGAGATGCTCAAGGGTGGCGTCATCATGGACGTCGTCACGGCCGAACAGGCCAAGATCGCCGAAGACTCCGGCGCGGTGGCGGTGATGGCGCTCGAGCGGGTGCCGGCTGACATCCGGGCCCAGGGTGGGGTGTCCCGGATGAGTGACCCGGACATGATCGATTCGATCATCTCGGCCGTCTCGATCCCGGTGATGGCCAAGGCCCGGATCGGGCACTTCGTCGAGGCCCAGGTGTTGCAGGCGCTCGGCGTGGACTACATCGACGAGTCCGAGGTGCTGACCCCGGCCGACTACGCCCACCACATCGACAAGTGGCAGTTCACCGTCCCGTTCGTCTGCGGGGCCACCAACCTGGGCGAGGCGCTGCGCCGGATCACCGAGGGCGCGGCGATGATCCGGTCCAAGGGCGAGGCCGGCACCGGCGACGTCTCCAACGCCACCACGCACATGCGCAAGATCGGTGGCGAGCTCAGGCGGCTGTCGTCGCTGTCGCCCGACGAGCTGTACGTGGCCGCCAAGGAGCTGCAGGCGCCCTATGAGCTGGTCGCCGAGGTCGCCAAGTTGGGCAAGCTGCCGGTCGTGCTGTTCACCGCCGGCGGCATCGCCACGCCGGCCGACGCCGCCATGATGATGCAGCTGGGCGCCGAGGGGGTCTTCGTCGGCTCGGGCATCTTCAAGTCCGGCAACCCGGCACAACGGGCCGAGGCGATCGTCAAGGCCACCACCTTCTTCGACGACCCGGACGTGCTTGCCAAGGTCTCGCGCGGACTGGGTGAGGCCATGGTCGGCATCAACGTCGAGGACATCGCACAGCCGCACCGGCTCGCCGAGCGTGGCTGGTGA
- a CDS encoding DUF3048 domain-containing protein: MIAGLSKAQALTAGGAAAVLVIGGASAMALRGDDKDIAAAPGSSAVVSATPTPTPTPTPTPTPTPTPSKKPVAAPARVNPLTGLGKPPAGPILAVKIDDTGNGRPAVGLNKADVVYIEQVEGGLTRMIAMFGTHRPVVEPVRSVRPNDAELLSQYGAISLVASGGSADSVGRLDASIVKGVILDRGAPGFSRDANRPAPYNVQSNLAQVAAAVRSAGSRDVGFRWAKTDPRVKAAPATAGVRTVVGSTPVSFDWEPTIGKYARTIGGGHVHTADGTLVATPNVLVQLCKVEVNYRNIDAAGNPSQHTKTVGSGRVVLFRGGHRIEGKWSRPSAGAPTKFTDLKGKPLLLAPGGAYVLLVADGAPV; the protein is encoded by the coding sequence ATGATCGCCGGACTGTCCAAGGCCCAGGCCCTGACCGCGGGGGGTGCGGCCGCGGTCCTGGTGATCGGAGGCGCCTCCGCCATGGCGCTGCGCGGCGATGACAAGGACATCGCCGCCGCGCCCGGCAGCTCGGCCGTCGTCTCCGCCACCCCGACGCCGACCCCCACCCCGACGCCGACTCCGACCCCCACCCCGACGCCGAGCAAGAAGCCGGTGGCGGCGCCGGCGCGGGTCAACCCGCTGACCGGGCTCGGCAAGCCGCCGGCCGGACCGATCCTGGCGGTCAAGATCGACGACACGGGCAACGGCCGGCCCGCGGTGGGCTTGAACAAGGCCGACGTGGTCTACATCGAGCAGGTCGAGGGGGGTCTGACCCGGATGATCGCGATGTTCGGCACCCACAGGCCGGTGGTGGAACCGGTCCGCAGCGTCCGGCCCAACGATGCCGAGCTGCTCAGCCAGTACGGCGCCATCTCACTCGTGGCATCCGGTGGCTCGGCCGACTCGGTGGGTCGACTGGACGCCTCGATCGTCAAGGGCGTGATTCTCGACCGCGGCGCCCCGGGCTTCTCCCGCGACGCCAACCGGCCGGCCCCGTACAACGTGCAGTCCAACCTCGCCCAGGTCGCGGCGGCGGTGCGCAGCGCGGGCTCCCGTGACGTCGGCTTCAGGTGGGCTAAGACCGACCCCCGGGTGAAGGCGGCTCCGGCCACCGCCGGGGTCCGCACCGTGGTCGGCAGCACGCCGGTCTCCTTCGACTGGGAGCCGACGATCGGCAAGTACGCCCGCACCATCGGCGGCGGGCACGTCCACACCGCTGACGGAACCCTGGTGGCCACCCCCAACGTGCTGGTGCAGCTGTGCAAGGTCGAGGTCAACTACCGCAACATCGACGCGGCCGGAAATCCCTCGCAGCACACCAAGACCGTCGGATCCGGCCGGGTGGTGCTGTTCCGGGGCGGGCACCGGATCGAGGGCAAGTGGTCACGGCCGTCAGCCGGTGCTCCCACCAAGTTCACCGACCTGAAGGGCAAGCCGCTGCTGCTCGCTCCGGGAGGCGCCTACGTCCTGCTGGTGGCCGACGGAGCGCCGGTCTAG
- a CDS encoding NUDIX hydrolase — protein MLSAGWLIAAVFVAILLTFWVTLTLTRLDRLHARVDAAQAALDAQLVRRAAALLQLAERPDSGLAPERSRELISTARTALAVRQWQESDRRVVENQVGRAIAGLQQDRPRLPVDAVTELAEAATRVMIARRFFNDAVRDTRTLRARRMPRLLHLAGRRELPLFFDIDDTSLFTESLAPDQRPGSTH, from the coding sequence GTGCTATCGGCGGGCTGGCTGATCGCGGCGGTTTTCGTCGCGATCTTGCTGACCTTCTGGGTCACCCTGACGCTGACCCGGCTGGACCGGTTGCACGCCCGGGTGGACGCCGCGCAGGCAGCCCTGGACGCCCAACTGGTCCGGCGGGCCGCGGCGCTGTTGCAGCTGGCCGAGCGGCCCGATTCCGGGCTCGCGCCGGAACGGTCCCGCGAGCTGATCAGCACGGCTCGGACAGCGCTGGCGGTGCGGCAGTGGCAGGAGTCTGACCGCCGGGTCGTGGAGAACCAGGTCGGGCGTGCCATCGCCGGCCTGCAGCAGGACCGCCCACGGCTGCCGGTGGACGCGGTCACCGAACTGGCCGAGGCGGCAACCCGGGTGATGATCGCCCGGCGATTCTTCAACGATGCGGTCCGTGACACTCGTACGCTGCGGGCGCGCAGAATGCCCCGGTTGTTACACCTGGCCGGCCGCCGGGAGTTGCCGCTGTTCTTCGACATCGACGACACCAGCCTGTTCACCGAGAGCTTGGCGCCCGATCAGCGGCCGGGCTCCACGCACTGA